GGAGGCGGCGAGGTTCGAGACCAGCAGCTCCACGTGGCCGATATGTGAGACGGTCGCCAAAGGCCCTCCTGGAAACGGGCGTGTTCGGGTAGCTTCGAAGGATGCAGCGCTCGCCCGGGCCGGACAAACCCCGTCCGCTTATGCGGGAAGCTACTGCGTGTCGGCCAGGCGGTCCGCGTACACGGCCCGGACCGCCTGATCGGCCTCCAGGAAGGCCCGATCCGCGCCGAAGGTGCGCACCAGCCGCTCGCGTGCGCCGCGCGGCAGCATCCCCATCGTCCGGATGGCCACGCCCGCCCGCCGTGGCACGAACACCTCGAAGCGCGGCCGCTCGAGTGTCCGGCGGATCGCCTTTGCCACGCGCTCCGGCTCCACCGGGGGGATCCCGCGCGGCCTGACGCCGGCGGCCAGCTCGGTCGCCACGGTGGCCGGCATCACGCAGGAGATCTCGATGCCGCTGTCCCTGAGCTCGCTCCGCAGCGCCTCGCTCAGGCCCACCACGCCGTGCTTGGTTGCGCTGTACGTCACGGCGCCGGGCAGGCCCACCTTGCCGGCGCTTGAGGCCACGTTGACGATGTGGCCGCGCCCCCGCGGCAGCATCCGCTCGAGCGCGAGCCGGCAGCCGACGATCACGCCGCGCAAGTTGACGTCGACGATTCGGTTGGACAGTCCGGGATCCTCGGCCGCGAAGTGGCCGAGCGGCATGATGCCTGCGTTGTTGACGAGCACGTCGAGCGGCCCGAGCTCGCGCTCGACAGCGTCGAGGAAGTCGGCGAACAATCCGGCGTCGGCCACGTCGAGCCCGAACCCGCGGCAGCCGTCGCCGAGCTCCCGCGCCGCGCGCTCGCTCAGGTCGGGGTCGAGATCGCCGATCGCCATCCGGAAGCCCCCGGCGACGAGCTCCGCGGCCGTCGCGCGGCCGATGCCCCGGGCGCCGCCGGTGATCGCGACCACTGCGTCGGCCTGTCGGCGCCCGGGCACGATCCTCGATCTTACGCCCGCATCGATGGTGCCGGAAGCGGCGTCCCGGGTAACGAGACGCCCATATCAGTACTGATATGCGCGTCGCCCTTGCCAGCTCGCGCTCCACGACGCGCGCCGTCGTGCGCCCGCTTCAGCCGCTGCCCTTGAACGCCTGCTCGGCGAGCTCCTTCGGCGTCTTCACGTAGCTGCCGAGGACGCTCTCGCGCAGCCCCGGGCGGGTAGCCGTCGTGCGCACGTCGAGCACGTGCTCGTGATAGGCGCCCTTCGCCTCCCCCCAGTCGCGGCCGTCGTCGAGCTCGTGGGGGACGGCGGGCAGGAAGACGTATAGCGACTCCCCGTCGCTGCCCGGCGGGACGAGCGTGCGGTCGAGCAGCGAGTGCATCAGCACGCCCATGGCCACCTCAGCCGGTAGCCGCCCGACCATCTCGCGAGCGATGACCATCTCCTTGGCCTGCTCCACCGGCATCCCGAGGCCCATGACCGTGATCATCGGCTCGGACGAGCGCGCGCAGTCGAAGCACTCCTCGACCTTGATGTGCTCGATGTCGTGGCTGAGGTTCGTGAGCACCGGAGTGAGGCGCTCCATGACCCAGCCGGGGTTCAGCCCGTCGGCGTGGAAGGTCGACTGCCCCTTCTGGCACGCGGCCTCGAGCTCCTCGCGCGGACCCTCCCGGCGCGCCTCCGAGAGGTGGTATGCCAGGGGCGTGACGACGTCCTTGCCGGACTCAAGCGGGCGAGGAACCTCTGGCCGCGGCATTCGCCGAGGAGCTGGGCGCCGACCGGGGCGACGTGCGCGCGCATGATCGCCGCGGCGGCCGTCGCCGTGCTGCTCACATTCGCGCGCTCGCTTGCCTACGGGCCGGATCCCGCCCGCCGGTGGCCGCCTTCCAGGAGCTGCTCCGCCTGATCGACGCAGGCCTCGGAGCCCTGCCGGGCACGCGCCGGCGGTGATCGTGATCAGCTGTCGAGAACGGAGAGGGAGGCGAGGGTCATGTTCACCAGGAGGTCCTCCAGCCCCGGGGTCTCGAAGGCCTCGTCACGCCAGAGGATCACGGAGTTGGTGAGACCCATCGCCGCGCTCGTGACGGTCATCAGCAGGCCGTAGTCGCAACCCGGCCAGCAGCGCTCGAGCGTCGAGATCCAGCGCTCGCGCAGCTGGTCGAGCCGGCGCCGGATCAACCTTCGGAAGGTCGGCGCCAGGGCCTTGGCCTCGGCCACGTACACATTCGCGAGGCGGCGGTCGCGCAGCACCTCCCTCACATGGCAGCGGATGATGTGCTCGAGATCCTCGCGGGGATCGTCGCCGGGCACGCCGATCGCCTCCGTCACGCGGTCGATGCCCTCGAGGCAGAGGGTGGCAAGGATCTCGTCCTTGCTCTTGAAGTGGCTGTAGATCGCCGGGCCGGTCACGCCGATCCGCTCGCCGATAGCATCCACGCCGGTCCCCGCGAAACCGCGCTCGAAGAACAGCTCGGCGGCCGCCTGGAGGATCTGCCGGTCGCGCGGGAGGCTCTCGACTTCCAGCTTCGCCACCCCCAGATCCTAAGGCGGCTCCCGGCCCTCGAGAAAGCCCTGTTCCGGCAAGGGGGACAGCCGTCGACGTGCCGGGGCGACTCGGGTTTACTCGGCGCCGAGGCGATGGGAACCATCTCGGCAAGGGTCCAGATGCTCTGCCTGTGGGGCGGGCCCGCCGCCATGCTGCTCACGATCGTGGGCTTCATCCTCCTGGCCGGGCTGGTGCCTCTGCCCTCGCCGGGCGACAGCGCGCAGGAGATCCGCGACCTCTACCTGGACGACGGGGACAGGGTGAAGGCCGGGCTGGTGCTCACGATCCTGGCGGGTGCCCTGACGGGGCCGTTCGTGGGTGTGATCTCGGCCCAGATGAAGCGCGTGGAGGGCGAGTCCTCCCCACTCGCGTATACACAGCTCGGGATGGGCACCCTGGGCGTGCTGCTGTTCGTGATCCCGGCGATGCTGTTGCAGACGGCCGTCGTCCGGGCCGAGCGCGACCCGGAGCTGATCCTGCTGTTCAGCGACCTGGCCTGGCTTCAGCTCGTCGGGGTGATCTCGTTCGCCATCGTGCAGAACCTCGCGATCGCCGTGTGCGTGTTCATGAACCGCGAGGAAGCCCTCGAGGCGCTTGGGGCCGAGGCCATGGGCGTCTGGGCGGCTGGGGTAGCGCTGGAGGAAGGCGAGCGCGATCTGCGAGTCGACGTCGGCGAAGATACGCGCGGCGCCGGGCCAGAAGCAGTCGAGCTGCGGGCGCAGCTGGTTGGCCAGGCCGACGCGCGCTGCGACGAGGTCCTCGCGCGTGCGCACGAGCGCGCGCAGCGCGAGCGTCTCGTCGCTGGAGGGCGCCAAGGCGGGGAACCGGTGGCTGTCGGTGCGCGCGAGCTCGCAGAGCACGAAGCTGAAGCTGTCAAAGACATCCGACTTGCCCGCCGCGGCGCGGAAGCGGTCGCATGCCGCCTTGACCTGGTTGGGGTGGATCGCCAGCACCCCCAGCCCCGCGGCCAGCAGCCGGCCGACGAGCAGCCCGTCGGGGCGCTCGATCGCGACCAGCTCAACGCGATGCGCGACGAGCACTCCGATCAACGCGAGCACGCCCGCCTCGTCATGGGCGAAGCGCCGCTGACAGATCAACTCGCCCGACTGGCGCTCGGCGATCCGGACGTCATGCGATTCGCTGGCCCAGTCAATCCCGCAGATTGCGCGCATGCGCGGTCCTCCTTAGTCGAGGTCACCTTGACGGTGGGCGACCGCGAGGTACCGTGGCGAGTGCTCATAGGCAGGCCCTCAGGGGGGCAACGCCCTGTTGTCGCTCTGGGTGCCTCTCACCGCCGGGAGGGGCGGGTCTCACACGGGACGTCTCAGCGGCAAGCGAACGAGGCCCTCTCCCGGCGGTGGTCAGCCCTATGCGCTGAGCAGTCTCAAGCCTCGCCTGGCCTGCGGCCAGGCTCGGACAAGATCAACTCTCCAACTTGGGAGAACAACCTCCCGAGAACCAAGGTTGGCCTATGAGCGAACCCCCGTACAGCCGCGATGAGCTGCTCGCCTGCTACATCGCCGGCCAGCTCGAGAACGGCGACCGGGTCTTCGTCGGCGCGAACCTGCCGGTGCCGCGCGGAGGGAACCTGCTCGCGCACCTGACCGACGGTCCAGACATCAAGGTCTCCATCGGGCTTGTCACGACGAACATGCTCGCCGAACTAAGGCTCGAGCCATTCAAGTTCTCAACCGACTACCGAATGTCGCGGTTCGCGGAAGCGTTCGTGATACACAACGACATCTTCGACGCGCCACGCAAGGTGTCCGACATCTTCTTCGTCGGCGGCGTCCAGGTCGACCGCTACGGGAACACGAACCTGATCGGCCTCGCCGACGAGTCCGGCGGCCTCCGCCTGCGCGGCCCCGGGTCGTTGGGGACCGCTTCGATGGCGTACTACGCCAAGCGCTACTACATCTACGTGCCCAGGCACGCCGCGGGCGTGTTCGTCGAGCGCTGCGACTACATCTCGGTCTTCGGCCACGGGGAGGGCGGCGACCATCGCGTCCGGCTCGGGCTCAATCGGTTCAACGCCGAGCCGACGGCGGTGATCACGCCACTCGCGATCCTCGATTTTCGAGACCGCCGACCGTCGGATGCGCCTGCAGAGCGTTCATCCCGGCGTCGAGCCCGACCCGTGCAGGCGCGGCCACCGGATTCGAACTCGTGATCCCGGATCAGGTAGCCCACACTCCCGCCCCGACGAGCGAGCAGCTCCGGCTCCTGCGCGAGCGGATCGACCAGGAGGGGTTCCTGCGGGCGCCCGAACCAAAGGAGGGATTCACATGAACCAGAGCACTGACGTGATCGTGATCGGCGCCGGGCACAACGCCCTCGTAGCGGCCTGCTACCTGGCCCGCGCCGGGCTCGACGTGACCGTTCTAGAGGCCCATGACAGGCCCGGCGGGATGACGGCCACGAATCCCGTGATCCCCGAGGCTCCGAAGCACCTGATCAACGAGGGCTCGATCGACTCGACGCTCTTCCGCGTCTCCGGCATCGAGCGGGAGCTCGGCCTCGGGCGCTTCGGCCTGCGGCAGAAGGAGCTCGACCCGATGCACGCGTACCTCGATCCGGAGGGTGATTCGCTCTGCATCTGGCGGGATCCTTGCCGGACCGCCGACGAGATCCGGCACTTCTCGCGGCGCGACGCGCAGGCCTGGCTCGATCTGGCCCGGACGCTCGATGCGGCCATGGATGTCGTCGTCCCCTTCATGACCACAAATCCGGTGCGGCCGAACCCGAGAGCTCTGCTCTCCGCCCTGAAGGCCGTCCGCGGCTATCGCGAACTCTGGCCTCTGCTGCACATGATGACGGCCTCCCAAGCGGAGATCGTGAGCGAGCGGTTCGAGCACCCGATCGTCCGCGCGCCGCTCGCGGGGTTGCCGATCTTCGCGCCGATGGACGGGGACGACACCGGCTGGATCCTGATCTACCTGGGCATGATCCACCGTTACGGGCTCGGGCGCTTCATCGGCGGCACCGGCTCGCTTCCACGGGCCCTGATCGGCTACCTGGAGTCGAAGGGCGGCCGGGTGCGCACGTCGACACGCGTCGAAGAGCTGCTGGTCGAGTCCGGCCGGGTCACGGGCGTTCGCATCGCCAGCGGCGAGGAGCTGCGCGCGCGCGCGGTCGTCGCCGGCTGCAACCCCAAGATCACGCTGACGCAGCTACTGCCCGACGGCGTGCTCTCCCCGCTGTGGTTGGAGCGTGCGGCTCACATCCCGACCTCGCGCAACCCGGTCAGCTTCTTCAAGCTGGACCTCGCGCTCAAAGGCCGCCTTGGGCTTCCGCGCCACCAGGCAAAGCGCGACGACAACGTCGATCTCCGGGCTCCGATCTCGACCAT
The sequence above is drawn from the Thermoleophilaceae bacterium genome and encodes:
- a CDS encoding SDR family oxidoreductase: MPGRRQADAVVAITGGARGIGRATAAELVAGGFRMAIGDLDPDLSERAARELGDGCRGFGLDVADAGLFADFLDAVERELGPLDVLVNNAGIMPLGHFAAEDPGLSNRIVDVNLRGVIVGCRLALERMLPRGRGHIVNVASSAGKVGLPGAVTYSATKHGVVGLSEALRSELRDSGIEISCVMPATVATELAAGVRPRGIPPVEPERVAKAIRRTLERPRFEVFVPRRAGVAIRTMGMLPRGARERLVRTFGADRAFLEADQAVRAVYADRLADTQ
- a CDS encoding TetR/AcrR family transcriptional regulator, which codes for MAKLEVESLPRDRQILQAAAELFFERGFAGTGVDAIGERIGVTGPAIYSHFKSKDEILATLCLEGIDRVTEAIGVPGDDPREDLEHIIRCHVREVLRDRRLANVYVAEAKALAPTFRRLIRRRLDQLRERWISTLERCWPGCDYGLLMTVTSAAMGLTNSVILWRDEAFETPGLEDLLVNMTLASLSVLDS
- a CDS encoding IS110 family transposase encodes the protein MRAICGIDWASESHDVRIAERQSGELICQRRFAHDEAGVLALIGVLVAHRVELVAIERPDGLLVGRLLAAGLGVLAIHPNQVKAACDRFRAAAGKSDVFDSFSFVLCELARTDSHRFPALAPSSDETLALRALVRTREDLVAARVGLANQLRPQLDCFWPGAARIFADVDSQIALAFLQRYPSRPDAHGLGPKRLEGFLAVHEHAHGDREVLHDGERDHPDELKPGQVAEQQDQLRVALGPDDGRLQQHRRDHEQQHAQGAHPELCIREWGGLALHALHLGRDHTHERPRQGTRQDREHQPGLHPVPVVQVEVADLLRAVARRGQRHQPGQEDEAHDREQHGGGPAPQAEHLDPCRDGSHRLGAE
- a CDS encoding CoA-transferase, with translation MSEPPYSRDELLACYIAGQLENGDRVFVGANLPVPRGGNLLAHLTDGPDIKVSIGLVTTNMLAELRLEPFKFSTDYRMSRFAEAFVIHNDIFDAPRKVSDIFFVGGVQVDRYGNTNLIGLADESGGLRLRGPGSLGTASMAYYAKRYYIYVPRHAAGVFVERCDYISVFGHGEGGDHRVRLGLNRFNAEPTAVITPLAILDFRDRRPSDAPAERSSRRRARPVQARPPDSNS
- a CDS encoding NAD(P)/FAD-dependent oxidoreductase, with the protein product MNQSTDVIVIGAGHNALVAACYLARAGLDVTVLEAHDRPGGMTATNPVIPEAPKHLINEGSIDSTLFRVSGIERELGLGRFGLRQKELDPMHAYLDPEGDSLCIWRDPCRTADEIRHFSRRDAQAWLDLARTLDAAMDVVVPFMTTNPVRPNPRALLSALKAVRGYRELWPLLHMMTASQAEIVSERFEHPIVRAPLAGLPIFAPMDGDDTGWILIYLGMIHRYGLGRFIGGTGSLPRALIGYLESKGGRVRTSTRVEELLVESGRVTGVRIASGEELRARAVVAGCNPKITLTQLLPDGVLSPLWLERAAHIPTSRNPVSFFKLDLALKGRLGLPRHQAKRDDNVDLRAPISTMHTYEHYLKSWRQAQLGELPNPIPTLVTIPTAADPTQAPYDQDTFWFYSGLVPIRPREPWETLRDKAAQIVIDDCARYFEGIEELEIGRMVRSPVDLTERFATLDGNIFHVDGVIQRHGPLRPGWGLGGYRTPVLGLYLTGAGTHPSAGISGTAGKLAATVVIKELRRNGSQ